AAGGGACTTTGGCAGAGGAGCCACGATGAAACGCAGCGCAAACGCCACCTGGATGGGTGGTCTGAAGGACGGAGCGGGGAGCGTCACGGTCGCCAGCGGCGCGATCAAGGAGCTGAAGTTCGGCTTTCGCACGCGCTTCGAGGATGCGCCGGGCACGAACCCGGAAGAGCTGATCGCCGCCGCTCATGCCGGCTGCTTCAGCATGGCGTTCAGCGCCCAGCTCGGCGAGCGCGGCATCATTCCGGAGGCCGTGGAGACGACGAGCACGATTACCTTCGAGGAGCTGACGCTGCGCCGGAGCGTGCTGACCAGCAAGGTCACGGCTCGCGGCGCGGACCGCGCCAAGATTGAAGAGGCAGCCGCGGCGGCCAAGCTCGGCTGCCCGATCTCGAAGGTCCTCAAGCTCGAGATCGATCTCGACCTCACCATCGTGGTCTGAGCGCCGGAGCGCCGAGGACTCGCGGCGCGAGCCATCGGTGGACCGGTTGCGAGGGTGCGTGCCCGCCAAAGACCCGCCCAGCGCTCAGCGGCCTGACCCGTCGGTCTGGGTGGTCGGCCCTGTCATGAAGCCAGCAGGGCTGTGACCCTGAGGGGCCTCCGGCGTCTCGTACTCCTCCGGCGGCGTGCGCAAGATGAACGAGGGAATCGCGGTGTTGACCAGGGCGTAGAGCACTAAGCCACCGATCAGGTCCGGATGGGCCGAGAAGCGGTCACGGAGGATCTCGGCGATGACGAGCGTGAAGACCAAGGTCGGCAGCAGCGAGACCCCCAGCCGCAGACCGCGTCGCAGCGGCTCGCGCCTGGAGAGGCGCCGGTACATTGCCACCAAGGCGATCCTAAAGGGCAGCAGCACCACGAGAAAGCCGCCCGCCAAGAGCAGCG
The Pseudomonadota bacterium DNA segment above includes these coding regions:
- a CDS encoding OsmC family peroxiredoxin — encoded protein: MKRSANATWMGGLKDGAGSVTVASGAIKELKFGFRTRFEDAPGTNPEELIAAAHAGCFSMAFSAQLGERGIIPEAVETTSTITFEELTLRRSVLTSKVTARGADRAKIEEAAAAAKLGCPISKVLKLEIDLDLTIVV